The following DNA comes from Micromonospora chokoriensis.
GTCGGGGCGTCCGCGGTCACGCTGGCTCTCGCTGGTAGTCGACGGCGTCGAGACCGGATCCTCCCGGCGGGCCTCCGGGCGCAGTCGAGTCTGCTCCGCGACCGGTGACCGTCGACGCCCGCCCACCGGCTCGGCCGTGCCGCCCGGCTCCGCCACATCCAGTCGTGCCGCGGTCCGCATGTCCCGGAAAAACCGTCGATGCCAGGAGCCGGCCGAACTCACCGCCTCGCTGCTGTCCTTGCCGCCGAGCTGGGTGATCCGGCGGTACGGCCGCAGCAGCAGCCAGCCGACCACCCCGCAGAGCCAGACGAGCACCACCTGAAGCCAACCCGCCAGGGTGGGTGTGCTCATGATCAGATCGACGGCGAACAGGTAGATCGCGGCCCCGGTGCCGAAGATGGCGATGTTGAACACCGCGGCGACCACGGCGTTCGCCAACCGTCGTAGGCCGGCGCTGGCGGGCCGGAGCAGACCCACCGTGCCCAGGATCGGTGCCGCGATCACCGCCCACCGGAAGATGAGGAAGCCCAGCAGGACCAGCAACGACGCCGTCAGGTCGAACATCGCGAAGAGCAACGCGGCCAGCACCGCGATGAACCCCGCGCCGACCCGGTCCATGTCCCGCACACCCTGGAGATATTCGTACGCCTCCGGGTCCTCGGTCTGGATCTGCTGCGCGACCCGTGCCCACTGCTGCTGCTTGGCCTTGATCGTCGCCTCCCGGGTGGCCGGGTTGGCGCGCAGCTTCTCGGCCTCGTCCCAGGAGAGTGCCTTGGCGTCGTACAGGGCGGGGCCATACTTCCGGGCGGTCTCGCTGTCCGCCGAACCCAGCACTCCTCGCAGCCAGTTCCGATACAGCATCGCCTCGGTCGCGGTGTCACTGGCGCGTACAGCGGGCGGTCGCTTGTCTACACAAGCGTCTGGGTTAGGGACGGCGCAACGATCTGGTGGTGTGTCCCGGGCTGCGGGACCCACGGCGTCGTGTACGACACCCAATGTGGTGACCAGGGTGCCGTCCGCGACGTTCGCCGACTTGACCGGCCAGGCGGCGAGGGCCGTGACCGCGACCATCACCAGCAGTGCCCAGCCCGCGGTGGTCATCGCGTTGCTCATGTCCGACTGACGGGACCGCCAGAGCAGATAGAGCCCCACCACACACAGGGTGATGATGCCGAAGACGCTGAACACTTTCTCGTACACGGCCTTGGTGGCCTGCTTGACCAGCGGATCCGCCCACCCCCACATCGAACGCGGGTCCCAGGCCCGCTCGCGCAGCGCGTTCGAGGCCCCCACGATCGCTGTGGCGATCATGAACTCCCCGTTCGCGACGGTGGTGGTGAACTTGTAATCCGGGTGCAGGACGGACGACGCGCAGCCGCCGGGGATGTCGTAGGTCGGGTAGCTGTAACCGGCGTAGCCGTAGTCGCTGTAGAGCCCTTTCGGCCCGAGTTCCTTGGCCGAATCCGGTCGACCGGCGAACCAGCCGGCGAGGCCGGAGTCCGGTGTGCCCGGGGTCGGCGCGTTACGGCATTTGACCTCGTCCTCGCTGACTGTCTGGAGCTTCTGTACGCAGGCCCGGAAGTCGGCCTGCCATTCGGCGGTCGTGCAGAGGTCGGCGCGGGCCTGGGCGACGGGTGGTGCGGCGGCTGCGGCCTCCGCACCGATCAGCGGCCAGGTGAGGGTGGCCCCGGCGAGGACGCCGAGGGCGAGCAGGAACGACGCGATCCTTGCCCGGGCCCCAGGGGCTGGGGCCCGGCCCTTCGCCTCGGTTCGACCGAGGACCTTGACCCAGGCCCTAGCCATGTCACGCCTCCAGATCCGGCAGGGGGATGCTCGGCAGGACTCCGGCCGCCGCGGCGATCGCGGCAGGCGTCGTATCGAGGTGGTCCAGCAGCCCTTCGACGTACGAGACGTCGACGCGGACCTTCTGCACCCGGCCGTCGACGTCGCGCA
Coding sequences within:
- a CDS encoding MFS transporter: MARAWVKVLGRTEAKGRAPAPGARARIASFLLALGVLAGATLTWPLIGAEAAAAAPPVAQARADLCTTAEWQADFRACVQKLQTVSEDEVKCRNAPTPGTPDSGLAGWFAGRPDSAKELGPKGLYSDYGYAGYSYPTYDIPGGCASSVLHPDYKFTTTVANGEFMIATAIVGASNALRERAWDPRSMWGWADPLVKQATKAVYEKVFSVFGIITLCVVGLYLLWRSRQSDMSNAMTTAGWALLVMVAVTALAAWPVKSANVADGTLVTTLGVVHDAVGPAARDTPPDRCAVPNPDACVDKRPPAVRASDTATEAMLYRNWLRGVLGSADSETARKYGPALYDAKALSWDEAEKLRANPATREATIKAKQQQWARVAQQIQTEDPEAYEYLQGVRDMDRVGAGFIAVLAALLFAMFDLTASLLVLLGFLIFRWAVIAAPILGTVGLLRPASAGLRRLANAVVAAVFNIAIFGTGAAIYLFAVDLIMSTPTLAGWLQVVLVWLCGVVGWLLLRPYRRITQLGGKDSSEAVSSAGSWHRRFFRDMRTAARLDVAEPGGTAEPVGGRRRSPVAEQTRLRPEARREDPVSTPSTTSESQRDRGRPDGRERPDEAPATETGRRGRPVAPQPRRRQPATWTEPDVPAENPSFVVYRPGSTERTPDRSGPRVRSEAR